CCCGTCAGGCAACCCAGCGCGCCATACGGCGCGCATCCTGCGCAGCAGCACCTTGCACCACGGGAAAGTCTTCGACCTGCGCCGCGACGTGGTGGCCGAGCCGGGCGGACTGCGCACCACGCGCGAAATCATCGTCCACCCCGGGTCCGTCGTCGTCCTTCCGGTTCTGCCCGACGGGCGCATCGTCCTGGTGCGGCAATATCGCCACGCCGCGGGGCGGTTCCTGTGGGAGCTGGTGGCCGGACGCAAGGAGCCCGGGGAGAGCCCGGTGCAGGGGGCGCGCCGCGAGCTGCTGGAAGAGACCGGCTATCGGGCGCGCCGCTACCGCGTATTTCTCGATGTGTATCCTGCCCCGGGCTTTCTCAGCGAGCGGATGTACATCCTCCTCGCGGAGGGGCTCACAGCCGGCGCGGCGCAGCCTGAAGACGACGAGAAAATCACTTCGCGTGCCTTTTCCGTGACCGAATTGCAGAAGATGATCCGCAGCCGCCGCTTGCGCGATGCTAAATCTGTCGCCGGCATTCTGTTCTATCTCCGTTTTCTGCGGCGGGGCTGAACCGGGCATTTCCGCTACGCTTGTCCGGAATTACTGCGCCCCATGCCACAACAGGCTTCTTGGCCTGCTTCGTGTGGACATAATTCTCTGAGAACAGGCCGAAGTTTGTTCTCTTGACTGCTTTTCCCGTTTTGGTACACTTCCCGCAACTTACACCACATATTGTGGTTACGGAGTCTTTCTCTGTCGCTGCAGGCTCGTTCGTGGTGGCGAATCGCAGGAGGAAAACAGGTGCAAGGGAAAGTAAAGTGGTTTAATAACTCCAAAGGGTATGGCTTTATCGGGCGCGAG
This sequence is a window from Terriglobia bacterium. Protein-coding genes within it:
- a CDS encoding NUDIX hydrolase; translation: MVHPGSVVVLPVLPDGRIVLVRQYRHAAGRFLWELVAGRKEPGESPVQGARRELLEETGYRARRYRVFLDVYPAPGFLSERMYILLAEGLTAGAAQPEDDEKITSRAFSVTELQKMIRSRRLRDAKSVAGILFYLRFLRRG